In Psychrobacter ciconiae, the following are encoded in one genomic region:
- the dapF gene encoding diaminopimelate epimerase, giving the protein MLIEFTKMHGLGNDFMVIDLVTQRLDLTPELVQLLGDRHLGVGFDQLLVVEPPMRPDVDFSYRIFNTDGTEATQCGNGARCFARFVQARKLSFKQRLRVETASGIISLSTDRYGWVEVDMGKPKFEPDEIPFTPKAITKIQNAYHLDVAGTPVQLFVANMGNPHAVIKVDDVLAADVKTLGKAIESHPAFPERVNVGFVQVMNQRHIRLRVYERGVGETQACGTGACAAVAVGVREGWLDEGEDIRAQLYGGSMIVRWQQGYSVLMTGPTAFVYEGVFSPDGLMAQAGIKPVDAS; this is encoded by the coding sequence ATGCTGATAGAATTTACCAAAATGCATGGGCTTGGCAACGATTTTATGGTCATCGATTTGGTGACGCAGCGCCTTGATTTAACGCCAGAGTTGGTGCAATTGCTGGGCGACCGCCATTTGGGCGTGGGCTTTGATCAACTGCTCGTTGTTGAGCCACCGATGCGTCCGGACGTTGATTTTAGTTACCGGATTTTTAATACCGATGGCACAGAAGCCACCCAGTGCGGCAATGGCGCGCGCTGTTTTGCACGCTTTGTGCAAGCTCGAAAATTGTCCTTTAAACAAAGGCTTCGAGTGGAGACAGCAAGCGGGATTATCTCATTGAGCACCGACCGCTACGGCTGGGTTGAGGTCGATATGGGAAAACCCAAATTTGAGCCGGACGAGATTCCCTTTACCCCAAAAGCCATCACCAAAATTCAAAACGCCTATCATTTGGACGTTGCCGGAACGCCGGTTCAGTTGTTTGTTGCTAATATGGGCAATCCGCATGCAGTGATTAAAGTCGATGACGTCTTGGCGGCGGATGTGAAAACACTTGGTAAAGCCATTGAGTCGCATCCGGCATTTCCTGAGCGCGTTAACGTCGGCTTTGTTCAAGTGATGAATCAGCGCCATATCCGCCTTCGAGTTTATGAGCGCGGCGTTGGCGAAACCCAAGCTTGCGGCACAGGCGCTTGCGCCGCGGTCGCGGTCGGTGTTCGTGAAGGCTGGCTTGACGAAGGCGAGGACATTCGCGCTCAGCTTTACGGCGGCAGCATGATTGTGCGCTGGCAGCAAGGCTATTCAGTGCTGATGACCGGTCCTACGGCGTTTGTTTATGAAGGCGTGTTTAGCCCTGACGGTTTGATGGCGCAAGCGGGAATTAAACCCGTTGATGCCAGTTAA
- a CDS encoding tyrosine recombinase XerC, whose protein sequence is MTENNPATEQCCTKNPLLAMLDAVDDWLKELTIQRHSQHTVLAYFAALKRLAEFLVTKNLTWSQLDKRQLSQFVAKRLETDNLAISSIQQELSAIRHFYDWLLKNDNVLVNPAAHYQIKRQPRPLPAIADIDLLTQFLDQPPPDDPKQAALWSRDLAMLELLYSSGLRVGELVALDLADLDLSSCQVRVTGKGNKTRLVPVGRRAIVAIKDYLNHRAIWLAKNEMALFISQKFGSRLTTRTVQNRVKLAASRAGIAQNIHPHLLRHCFASHLLSESGDLRAVQELLGHSDISTTQVYTHVDFAKLTQVYDNAHPRAVKKPNNAQDKLKPTDDS, encoded by the coding sequence ATGACCGAAAATAATCCTGCCACTGAGCAATGTTGTACCAAAAATCCGCTGTTAGCAATGTTAGATGCCGTTGATGATTGGCTCAAAGAGCTGACCATTCAGCGGCACTCTCAGCATACTGTTTTGGCGTATTTTGCGGCGCTAAAACGGTTGGCAGAGTTTTTAGTGACAAAAAACCTTACTTGGTCGCAGCTTGATAAGCGCCAACTGTCGCAATTTGTTGCCAAGCGTTTGGAGACGGACAATCTTGCCATCAGCAGCATTCAGCAAGAGTTATCCGCCATTCGCCATTTTTATGATTGGCTGCTAAAAAATGATAACGTTTTGGTCAATCCTGCCGCGCATTATCAAATCAAACGCCAACCAAGACCGCTGCCTGCCATCGCCGATATTGATTTACTGACGCAATTCCTTGACCAACCGCCGCCTGACGACCCCAAGCAAGCCGCGCTTTGGTCGCGAGATTTGGCAATGCTGGAGCTGCTTTATAGTAGTGGACTTCGGGTTGGCGAGTTGGTGGCACTAGATTTGGCGGATTTGGATTTAAGCAGTTGCCAAGTTCGGGTGACCGGAAAAGGCAATAAAACGCGGCTTGTTCCGGTGGGTCGCCGCGCCATTGTCGCTATTAAAGACTATCTTAACCACCGCGCGATTTGGCTTGCAAAAAATGAGATGGCACTATTTATCAGCCAAAAATTTGGTAGCCGGCTGACCACAAGAACGGTTCAAAACCGCGTAAAGCTTGCCGCAAGCCGCGCCGGAATTGCCCAAAATATCCATCCGCATTTGCTTCGGCACTGCTTTGCCTCGCATTTGCTCTCAGAAAGTGGTGATTTGCGCGCCGTTCAAGAGCTGCTCGGTCACAGCGACATCAGCACCACTCAGGTTTATACCCACGTTGATTTTGCCAAATTGACCCAAGTCTATGACAATGCACACCCGCGAGCGGTAAAAAAGCCAAACAATGCTCAAGACAAGCTTAAGCCAACCGATGACAGTTAA
- a CDS encoding nitrilase-related carbon-nitrogen hydrolase encodes MTTLNVAALQMNSQQDIDGNLATIANAIEKAKASGAQFVVLPENCCSMGEQPATAKRFDELSSRIASFAKNSGIHVLAGTLPCPYRPDGSRVPDGKLRQVSQLFAPDGSQVSRYDKIHLFTATVGDKHGRYDESATFEAGDKMVTAPINTDNGTFWLGMMVCFDLRFPALSQRLRQSGAEILTAPSAFTYLTGQAHWSLLLKARAIDSQCMVVGAAQGGEHHYKSGSPRQTWGHAGISNFKGEMVAQFEHSAFSDNEEKQGFALVTATLDLSAQHEGRQNLPIFNCHRLA; translated from the coding sequence ATGACGACACTAAACGTTGCGGCGCTGCAAATGAACAGCCAGCAAGATATTGATGGTAATTTGGCGACAATTGCCAATGCTATTGAAAAGGCAAAAGCAAGTGGCGCGCAATTTGTGGTACTGCCTGAAAACTGCTGTAGCATGGGCGAGCAGCCCGCCACCGCTAAGCGCTTTGATGAGTTATCAAGCCGTATTGCCAGTTTTGCAAAGAACAGCGGCATTCATGTGTTAGCCGGAACGCTGCCCTGCCCGTATCGCCCTGACGGTAGCCGCGTTCCCGACGGCAAATTGCGCCAAGTCAGTCAGCTGTTTGCGCCCGATGGCAGTCAGGTTTCACGCTACGACAAAATCCATTTATTTACTGCAACCGTTGGCGATAAGCACGGTCGCTATGATGAATCGGCAACGTTTGAAGCCGGAGATAAGATGGTGACCGCGCCGATTAATACCGATAACGGCACGTTTTGGCTTGGGATGATGGTTTGCTTTGATTTGCGCTTTCCGGCGCTGTCGCAAAGATTGCGGCAGTCGGGGGCGGAAATTTTAACCGCGCCGTCAGCATTTACTTACTTGACGGGGCAGGCGCATTGGTCGCTGCTGCTCAAAGCGCGCGCCATTGACAGCCAGTGCATGGTGGTTGGGGCGGCTCAAGGCGGCGAGCATCACTATAAATCAGGAAGCCCTCGGCAAACTTGGGGTCATGCGGGGATTAGCAACTTTAAAGGGGAAATGGTGGCGCAATTTGAGCACAGCGCCTTTAGCGATAATGAAGAAAAACAGGGCTTTGCGCTCGTGACAGCAACGCTTGATTTGAGCGCGCAACATGAAGGTCGGCAAAATCTGCCCATTTTTAACTGTCATCGGTTGGCTTAA
- the rpoN gene encoding RNA polymerase factor sigma-54, whose amino-acid sequence MSMSFGLTATLSTSQKLTPQMQQAIKLLQLSSLELEAEVQAKLESNPLLERIEEGEDSLLDERQDRDDIHSLEQWNLQSQSLNNNSSKDTSSAERLQEGFDSSFDGNDTPDLDVNSFDFSGSFEDSSFESSFENTSSENNYIGGAPSDFDELDAYQGATSSSIQDYVRWQLNFKRLSASDVLIAEYLVDAMSDEGFIELDLAELEQRFDIMASFYQWDDGIDGDDIKTVLKIIQSCDPIGVGARDLSECLLLQLNKLDTDTEFILAAKAILFARNYLVSNNIKALMDATGLGIDDITQAIKLLRQLDPAPGLSYQSANKSVDNTPESYDIPDVLVSVAKTKQDAADSFGWHVRLNPDTLPKLKINQEYASLVKHGDQSPDNQYLRENLVDARLFIRSIEERNQNLLKVATSIVRRQQAFLQKGATAMQPLILKDIAEEVELHESTVSRLTTSKTMLTPQGLFSLKHFFSSHVSSNDGDVSSTAISAMIKNMIDDEDPKKPLSDSKIQAQLLADGIDIARRTVAKYREAMNIGSSTQRKQKF is encoded by the coding sequence ATGAGTATGTCGTTCGGATTGACCGCCACCTTATCGACCTCGCAAAAGCTGACCCCGCAAATGCAGCAAGCCATCAAACTGCTGCAATTATCCAGCCTTGAGCTTGAAGCGGAAGTTCAAGCCAAACTTGAAAGCAATCCTTTGCTTGAGCGTATTGAAGAGGGTGAAGATAGCCTTCTTGATGAGCGCCAAGACCGAGATGACATCCATTCGCTTGAGCAGTGGAATTTGCAATCTCAAAGCTTAAATAACAACAGCTCAAAAGATACCTCGTCAGCTGAACGCTTGCAGGAGGGTTTTGACAGCAGTTTTGATGGCAATGATACGCCTGATTTAGACGTCAATAGCTTTGATTTTTCGGGCAGTTTTGAAGATTCAAGCTTTGAGAGCAGCTTTGAAAATACAAGCTCTGAAAATAATTACATCGGCGGCGCGCCTAGCGATTTTGATGAGCTGGATGCCTATCAAGGCGCAACCAGCAGCAGCATTCAAGATTACGTTCGTTGGCAGCTGAATTTTAAGCGCTTATCGGCAAGTGATGTGTTGATTGCGGAATATTTGGTCGATGCCATGAGCGATGAGGGCTTTATTGAGCTTGATTTGGCAGAGCTTGAGCAGCGTTTTGACATTATGGCAAGCTTTTATCAATGGGACGACGGCATTGATGGAGATGATATCAAAACGGTGCTCAAAATTATTCAATCGTGCGACCCCATTGGCGTGGGCGCTCGTGACTTAAGCGAGTGCTTGTTATTGCAGCTTAATAAGCTTGATACTGACACCGAGTTTATTTTGGCGGCAAAAGCCATACTCTTTGCCCGTAATTATCTCGTCAGCAACAATATCAAAGCGCTGATGGACGCTACAGGGCTTGGCATTGACGACATTACCCAAGCCATTAAGCTGTTGCGACAACTTGACCCCGCCCCTGGTTTAAGCTACCAAAGCGCGAATAAAAGCGTGGACAACACCCCTGAAAGCTATGATATTCCTGATGTTTTGGTCAGTGTTGCTAAAACAAAGCAGGACGCGGCGGACAGCTTTGGCTGGCACGTTCGGCTAAATCCCGATACCCTCCCCAAACTTAAAATCAATCAAGAGTATGCAAGCTTGGTCAAGCACGGCGACCAAAGCCCTGACAATCAATACTTACGCGAAAACCTTGTCGATGCGCGGCTGTTTATCCGCAGCATTGAAGAGCGCAACCAAAACCTATTAAAAGTTGCCACCAGCATCGTTCGTCGTCAGCAAGCTTTTTTGCAAAAAGGCGCAACCGCCATGCAGCCCTTGATTTTAAAGGACATTGCCGAGGAGGTTGAGCTGCATGAGTCCACCGTATCAAGGCTGACCACCAGTAAAACCATGCTCACCCCGCAAGGGTTATTTTCGCTCAAGCACTTTTTTTCCTCGCACGTCAGCAGCAATGACGGTGACGTCTCCTCAACTGCCATCAGCGCCATGATTAAAAATATGATCGACGACGAAGACCCAAAAAAGCCACTGTCTGACAGCAAAATCCAAGCCCAACTGCTCGCCGATGGCATCGACATTGCACGGCGAACCGTTGCCAAATATCGAGAAGCCATGAATATCGGCTCCTCAACGCAGCGCAAACAAAAATTTTGA
- the hpf gene encoding ribosome hibernation-promoting factor, HPF/YfiA family — MNISISGHHVSVTEAMDSAVREKLAKIERHFDQIQSIQVILSLDNSGANKSHKAEAIMRVSGQEMFVQALDDDMYKAINEMGEKLERQVRKYKTKQERKKIQGAGRDARYDDLDLDDEVDEAI, encoded by the coding sequence ATGAATATTTCCATCAGTGGTCACCATGTCAGCGTTACTGAAGCAATGGACAGTGCAGTCCGTGAGAAACTTGCGAAAATTGAACGTCATTTTGACCAAATTCAAAGTATCCAAGTTATCCTATCTTTAGATAATAGTGGTGCAAATAAGAGCCATAAAGCTGAAGCTATCATGCGTGTTTCAGGTCAAGAGATGTTCGTTCAAGCGCTCGATGACGATATGTACAAAGCCATCAATGAGATGGGCGAAAAGCTTGAAAGACAAGTGCGCAAATATAAAACCAAACAAGAGCGCAAAAAGATTCAAGGGGCAGGTCGCGATGCGCGCTACGATGATTTGGACTTAGATGATGAAGTCGATGAAGCGATTTAA
- the thiS gene encoding sulfur carrier protein ThiS — MSTITVNGKLMQTTHHTVQLVLNELGLSVGRFAVEINGEIVPKSELPDLKITDGMVIEVVQAVGGG; from the coding sequence ATGAGCACCATCACGGTCAATGGTAAGCTGATGCAGACCACGCATCACACCGTACAGCTGGTTTTGAATGAGCTTGGGCTAAGCGTCGGTCGTTTTGCGGTTGAAATCAACGGCGAGATTGTTCCTAAAAGCGAGCTTCCTGATCTAAAAATCACGGACGGCATGGTCATCGAAGTGGTTCAAGCGGTCGGTGGTGGTTAG
- a CDS encoding DUF423 domain-containing protein: MLNWISIAAMNLALAVGLGAFGAHGLKRVASPEQLAWWQTATLYLLIHALGLLVIALLIKLNLATKTSAWLIQIGVIIFAGSLYLMALGAPRWFGAITPIGGVLMICGWAWLAVSASGLSKLS, translated from the coding sequence ATGCTGAATTGGATTAGCATTGCCGCGATGAATCTTGCCCTTGCCGTAGGGCTTGGGGCGTTTGGCGCTCATGGTCTCAAGCGCGTGGCAAGCCCTGAGCAGTTGGCGTGGTGGCAAACGGCAACACTGTATTTGCTGATTCACGCGTTAGGATTATTGGTTATTGCGCTGCTGATTAAGCTGAATTTAGCGACCAAAACCAGCGCTTGGCTGATTCAAATTGGGGTGATTATTTTTGCAGGGAGCCTTTATTTAATGGCACTTGGCGCGCCGCGTTGGTTTGGCGCGATTACGCCAATTGGCGGCGTTTTAATGATTTGTGGTTGGGCTTGGCTGGCAGTTAGCGCATCTGGCTTGTCGAAACTGAGTTAA
- the rpoH gene encoding RNA polymerase sigma factor RpoH translates to MPTHLSAPGVNLGAYINTVHQIPILTPTQEQELAHRYYDEGDVEAARLLVMSHLRFVIHIARSYSGYGLPQADLIQEGNLGLMKAVKRFDPNKGVRLVSFAVHWIKAEIHEFVIRNWRIVKVATTKAHRKLFFNLRSLKKTNNQLTIEEADAIAKDLNVTRKQVLEMESRLTSYDASFETQSSDDDDGRYAPQLFLEDGVDPAEMVEESDWEENNSSALLAAMDTLDDRARDIVEQRWLTEQKSTLHELAAVYSISAERVRQIEKNAMDKIRDAMTIDSVILPDDIQ, encoded by the coding sequence ATGCCAACGCATTTGTCCGCGCCCGGTGTCAACCTTGGCGCTTATATCAATACCGTTCATCAAATCCCCATTTTGACGCCAACGCAAGAGCAAGAGCTTGCCCACCGCTACTATGATGAAGGCGATGTGGAAGCAGCGCGCCTACTGGTCATGTCGCATTTGCGCTTTGTGATTCATATTGCACGCAGTTATTCAGGCTATGGCTTGCCGCAAGCGGACTTAATTCAAGAAGGCAATTTGGGACTGATGAAAGCGGTCAAACGCTTTGACCCGAATAAAGGCGTTCGCTTGGTGTCGTTTGCGGTGCATTGGATTAAAGCGGAAATCCATGAGTTTGTCATTCGTAACTGGAGAATTGTCAAAGTTGCTACCACCAAAGCGCACCGAAAGCTGTTTTTTAACCTGCGCAGCCTGAAAAAAACCAACAATCAGCTGACGATTGAAGAAGCAGACGCCATTGCCAAAGACTTAAACGTCACCCGAAAGCAAGTTTTGGAGATGGAATCGCGGCTGACCTCGTATGATGCCTCTTTTGAAACGCAATCAAGCGATGACGACGACGGTCGCTACGCCCCGCAGTTATTTTTGGAAGATGGCGTTGACCCTGCGGAAATGGTTGAGGAGTCCGATTGGGAAGAAAACAACTCCTCAGCGCTCCTTGCTGCCATGGACACGCTTGATGACCGCGCCCGCGATATCGTTGAGCAGCGCTGGCTGACTGAGCAAAAATCCACCTTGCATGAGCTTGCCGCCGTTTACTCCATCTCCGCTGAGCGTGTCCGGCAGATTGAAAAAAACGCCATGGACAAAATTCGTGATGCCATGACCATTGATAGCGTGATTCTCCCCGATGACATTCAATAA
- a CDS encoding sulfurtransferase TusA family protein, whose amino-acid sequence MSQDLQKNDLAISISDNLAAADKALIEGFLSQLPTDHLAEVAEVTINPSTPILISQWVDGRGLPCPMPLLKTKVALRRVQPNEALYTIATDPNSQADIRAFCQQSPELTLIWTQKSQPVTASDTIFHFIITKTDSN is encoded by the coding sequence ATGTCGCAAGATTTGCAAAAAAATGACTTAGCTATTTCTATCAGCGATAACCTCGCTGCCGCTGATAAAGCGCTGATTGAGGGCTTTTTGAGTCAATTGCCAACAGATCATCTCGCCGAAGTGGCTGAAGTGACCATCAACCCATCGACACCGATTTTAATCAGCCAATGGGTCGATGGTCGCGGTTTGCCCTGCCCGATGCCGCTGCTTAAAACCAAAGTTGCGCTACGTCGCGTTCAGCCCAATGAGGCGCTTTATACTATTGCTACCGACCCAAATTCGCAAGCCGACATCCGCGCCTTTTGTCAGCAGTCGCCTGAATTGACCCTGATTTGGACGCAAAAGTCACAGCCAGTCACGGCAAGCGATACAATATTTCACTTCATCATTACCAAAACCGATAGCAACTAA
- a CDS encoding M48 family metalloprotease, translating into MKTDLNSHQPRTLAKILGLSLMMVSLPSFANSVTNFPKDNVSHLNFGTSANSSLISSSPFSFNQSANSLSSNSSNYSSSKSLNLPNIDGQGISFADQYQNKQLGEWALQSLNGRAKMLTEPWIQETIKAMTWRLNAQARRQALLDVVIMDSPSINAFAAPGGVIGINSGTVLAASSMDELASVVAHEVAHISQRHYEHSMNEKKQAMLMQLGGMLAAIAASSIDGDAAAAVMMGSQTAAMNSTMAFSRSNEREADRVGMQIMNQAGFDARAMPRFFATMNQQSLLNQAEYRFLPSFVRSHPQSSERLSDAQSRAQQYPLLSLSQQKRHQALFDLLYWQVQISSNKATQSLLTTAAKSSLGARLAQVSYLSQNQRFDEANKVLKALQSQPQAVQQSLEPLLTITQSQLLAEQNQWSKAAAVLKSQQVLYPERRDLRLYLAKALTQSGQPEDAQLLLQPLIQQQPSDIAAWQGLQRASETLAKKAVTPDQKNIATINALRYRSMEELWRGRYDAALISLEQAKTQILQLSSPSSRAPLSAKVQSDIKQVKAAKDFKP; encoded by the coding sequence TTGAAAACTGACTTGAACTCTCATCAGCCGCGCACGCTGGCAAAAATTTTGGGGCTAAGCTTAATGATGGTAAGCTTGCCAAGCTTTGCCAACTCTGTAACTAATTTTCCCAAAGACAATGTTAGCCATTTAAATTTTGGCACGTCAGCCAATTCTTCGTTAATCAGTTCATCGCCGTTTTCTTTTAATCAATCGGCAAATAGTTTATCAAGCAATTCATCTAACTATTCATCCAGCAAGTCGCTTAATCTGCCCAATATTGACGGTCAAGGGATAAGCTTTGCCGACCAGTATCAAAACAAGCAGCTTGGTGAGTGGGCGCTACAAAGCTTAAATGGTCGCGCCAAAATGCTGACCGAGCCGTGGATTCAAGAGACCATCAAGGCGATGACGTGGCGGCTGAATGCTCAAGCTCGTCGGCAGGCGCTTCTTGATGTAGTGATTATGGACAGTCCAAGCATCAATGCCTTTGCTGCCCCAGGCGGCGTGATTGGTATCAATAGCGGAACGGTGCTGGCAGCAAGCAGCATGGATGAGCTGGCAAGCGTCGTCGCTCATGAAGTGGCGCACATCAGTCAGCGCCACTATGAGCACAGCATGAATGAGAAAAAGCAAGCCATGCTCATGCAGTTAGGTGGGATGCTTGCAGCCATTGCGGCATCAAGTATCGATGGCGATGCGGCAGCGGCGGTGATGATGGGCAGCCAAACGGCAGCAATGAACAGCACCATGGCATTTAGCCGAAGTAACGAGCGTGAAGCCGACCGCGTTGGGATGCAAATCATGAACCAAGCCGGCTTTGATGCGCGCGCCATGCCCAGATTTTTTGCCACCATGAATCAACAAAGCCTGCTCAATCAAGCCGAATACCGCTTTTTGCCAAGCTTTGTGCGCTCACATCCGCAAAGCAGCGAGCGTCTGAGTGATGCTCAAAGCCGTGCTCAGCAGTATCCGCTGTTGTCGTTATCGCAGCAAAAACGCCACCAAGCGCTGTTTGATTTGCTGTATTGGCAAGTGCAAATCAGCAGCAATAAAGCCACGCAATCGCTGCTGACCACCGCCGCCAAATCAAGCCTTGGTGCAAGACTTGCACAGGTCAGTTATCTTAGCCAAAATCAGCGCTTTGATGAGGCAAATAAAGTCTTAAAGGCGCTGCAATCTCAGCCGCAAGCCGTTCAGCAGTCGCTTGAGCCGCTATTGACCATCACCCAAAGTCAGCTGCTTGCTGAGCAAAACCAATGGTCAAAAGCGGCGGCTGTGCTCAAAAGTCAGCAAGTGCTCTACCCTGAGCGCCGCGATTTGCGACTGTACTTGGCAAAGGCTTTAACGCAAAGTGGTCAGCCTGAGGACGCGCAATTGCTATTGCAGCCGCTTATTCAGCAGCAGCCCAGTGACATTGCTGCTTGGCAGGGACTTCAACGCGCAAGCGAAACCCTCGCCAAAAAAGCGGTAACGCCCGACCAAAAAAACATCGCCACCATCAACGCCCTTCGCTACCGCAGTATGGAGGAGCTTTGGCGCGGTCGTTATGACGCGGCGCTCATCTCGCTTGAGCAAGCAAAAACGCAGATTTTGCAGTTAAGCTCACCCTCAAGCCGCGCGCCACTTAGCGCTAAAGTCCAAAGTGACATCAAACAAGTCAAAGCCGCCAAAGACTTTAAGCCTTAA
- a CDS encoding GatB/YqeY domain-containing protein, translating to MSLIKQALTDNVKTSMKAHDLERVKVLRNVQAVVKQIEIDRQTELDDAGVLEVLQKQLKQRQESLAIFTENNREDLAKKEQFEIDIINEFMPSQMSDEELAALVNEEIQLQSATSMRDMGAVMGALKAKTAGRADPALISKLVKQALQG from the coding sequence ATGAGCTTAATAAAACAAGCGCTAACGGATAACGTTAAAACGTCAATGAAAGCCCACGATTTAGAGCGCGTTAAAGTGCTTCGTAACGTGCAAGCGGTCGTCAAACAAATCGAAATCGACCGCCAAACTGAGCTTGATGATGCCGGCGTTTTGGAAGTCTTGCAAAAGCAGCTCAAACAGCGCCAAGAGTCGCTTGCCATTTTTACCGAAAACAACCGCGAGGATTTAGCAAAAAAAGAGCAGTTTGAAATCGATATTATTAACGAGTTTATGCCATCGCAAATGAGTGATGAGGAGCTTGCTGCCCTTGTTAATGAAGAAATTCAACTACAAAGTGCCACCTCAATGCGCGATATGGGCGCGGTGATGGGCGCGCTTAAAGCCAAAACGGCAGGGCGTGCGGATCCGGCATTGATTTCAAAACTGGTCAAGCAAGCCCTTCAAGGCTAA
- the rpsU gene encoding 30S ribosomal protein S21: protein MPAVKVKENEPVDIAIRRFKRACEKAGVLSDVRKREFYEKPTQERKRKKAAAVKRYKKKLQRETIRTTRNY from the coding sequence ATGCCTGCAGTTAAGGTTAAAGAAAACGAACCCGTTGATATCGCTATCCGCCGTTTTAAGCGTGCTTGTGAAAAAGCGGGCGTCTTATCTGACGTTCGTAAGCGCGAGTTTTATGAAAAGCCTACCCAAGAGCGTAAGCGTAAAAAAGCCGCTGCGGTTAAGCGTTACAAGAAAAAACTGCAGCGTGAAACCATTCGCACCACTCGCAACTACTAA
- a CDS encoding c-type cytochrome gives MTLSTFKKLSYSAVLFGAALSLGACSDNKVEETPAETETVVVEPVVVEEAPAEAEAPMEEPAAEAPAEADAPAEETAEAPADTAEADVVLAADAGEKLYEKQCQACHATGLLNAPKLGDKEAWAPRIAKGKDTLHEHSAKGFNQMPAQAVNGVSEAEVHAAVDYLIASAG, from the coding sequence ATGACCTTATCTACGTTTAAAAAATTAAGCTATTCTGCGGTCTTATTTGGCGCAGCGTTAAGTCTTGGCGCTTGTAGCGACAATAAAGTTGAAGAAACCCCTGCTGAAACCGAAACCGTTGTTGTTGAGCCGGTTGTGGTTGAAGAAGCGCCTGCTGAAGCTGAAGCCCCAATGGAAGAGCCAGCAGCAGAAGCGCCTGCTGAAGCCGACGCCCCAGCAGAGGAGACCGCTGAGGCTCCTGCCGATACTGCTGAAGCGGATGTGGTTCTTGCGGCTGATGCCGGCGAAAAATTGTACGAAAAGCAGTGCCAAGCTTGTCATGCAACTGGTCTGCTTAACGCACCAAAACTTGGCGACAAAGAAGCTTGGGCGCCTCGTATTGCTAAAGGTAAAGACACCTTGCATGAGCACTCAGCTAAAGGCTTTAACCAAATGCCAGCTCAAGCAGTCAACGGTGTTTCAGAAGCTGAAGTTCACGCGGCTGTTGACTACTTGATTGCTTCTGCAGGCTAA